One genomic window of Halorhabdus sp. CBA1104 includes the following:
- a CDS encoding heavy metal translocating P-type ATPase, whose amino-acid sequence METMTARRTTRLELSGLSCANCAGTVEERVGELGGVESVDANFATEEGTVTYDAEETSLAEIYDTIDEAGYGAATETVTVGITDMSCANCAEANETSLEDTPGVIGADVNYATDEAQVRYNPADASLADLYDAIEAAGYTPIEEDDDEDVSDQERQDLARTAEIRRLRRLTLLGGALSVPLLVMLVDHVFGLGVLPESVGPVGTPWIAFALATPVQVLLGKEFYENSYNALVNNRTANMDVLIALGSSTAYLYSVARLLGFPGSGYYFDTAALILVFITLGNYLEARSKGQASDAIRELLQLEADTATVIREDGTEAEIPLEDVAVGDRLKVRPGEKIPTDGVVVDGTSAVDESMVTGESVPVEKSEGEEVIGSTVNENGVLEIEATRVGEETAIQQIVTRVKEAQSRQPEIQNVADRISAVFVPAVIGNAVLWGLLWFLFPDALAGFVDALPLWGLAAGGPTAVGIGEFAVVVFASAVLIACPCALGLATPAATMVGTTIGAQNGVLFKGGDVLERVRDVDTVVFDKTGTLTEGEMELTDVIALPEADRTAADGGTLEAEQSVTESFVLEAAASAERGSEHPLAHAIVAGARERGLEPAEPDEFENVPGHGVRAETDHGEVLVGNRKLMADNGIDPEPAAKAMERLESAGKTAMLVAVDGRLVGVVADADTVKDSAAEAVSAITDRGTDVWMITGDNERTARAVADQVGIDPENVKAAVLPDEKADAIEEIQADGRRAMMVGDGVNDAPALAASFVGTAIGSGTDVAIEAADVTLMRSDPLDVLKAIRISAGTLSKIKQNLFWALGYNTAMIPLASIGLLQPVLAAAAMAISSVSVLTNSLLFRRYDPEAEYKLLGLFGR is encoded by the coding sequence ATGGAGACAATGACAGCCCGACGAACGACCAGACTGGAACTTTCGGGGTTGAGTTGTGCCAATTGCGCCGGCACCGTCGAGGAGCGGGTCGGCGAACTCGGGGGCGTCGAGTCAGTCGATGCGAACTTCGCCACCGAGGAGGGAACAGTGACCTACGACGCCGAGGAGACGTCGTTGGCCGAGATTTACGACACCATCGACGAGGCGGGCTACGGGGCGGCCACAGAGACAGTGACAGTTGGTATCACGGACATGTCGTGTGCGAACTGTGCCGAGGCAAACGAGACGTCACTCGAAGACACGCCCGGTGTGATCGGGGCCGACGTCAACTACGCGACCGACGAGGCCCAGGTGCGCTACAACCCCGCCGACGCCTCGCTGGCCGACCTCTACGACGCCATCGAGGCTGCCGGGTACACGCCTATCGAGGAAGATGACGACGAGGACGTCTCCGATCAGGAACGGCAGGACCTCGCCCGGACCGCCGAAATACGGCGACTCCGCCGGCTGACGCTGCTGGGTGGGGCGCTGTCGGTCCCGCTGCTGGTCATGCTCGTCGATCACGTCTTCGGGCTCGGGGTGCTTCCCGAATCGGTCGGGCCGGTCGGGACGCCCTGGATCGCGTTCGCGCTGGCGACGCCCGTCCAGGTGCTGTTGGGCAAGGAGTTCTACGAGAATTCCTACAACGCCCTGGTCAACAACCGGACGGCGAACATGGACGTCTTGATCGCGCTTGGCTCTTCGACGGCGTACCTCTACAGCGTCGCCCGTCTGCTCGGGTTCCCCGGCAGCGGCTACTACTTCGACACCGCGGCGCTGATCCTCGTGTTCATCACGCTGGGCAACTACCTCGAAGCGCGCTCGAAAGGCCAGGCGAGTGACGCGATCAGGGAGTTGCTCCAACTGGAGGCCGACACCGCGACGGTGATCCGCGAGGACGGAACGGAAGCAGAGATTCCGCTCGAAGACGTCGCCGTCGGCGACCGGTTGAAGGTTCGACCCGGCGAGAAGATTCCGACCGACGGCGTGGTGGTGGATGGAACAAGTGCGGTCGACGAGTCGATGGTCACCGGCGAGTCCGTGCCCGTCGAGAAAAGCGAGGGCGAGGAAGTGATCGGTTCGACGGTCAACGAGAACGGCGTCCTCGAAATCGAGGCCACCAGGGTCGGCGAGGAGACGGCGATCCAGCAGATCGTCACGCGCGTCAAGGAAGCCCAGTCCCGCCAGCCCGAGATCCAGAACGTCGCCGACCGGATCAGCGCCGTCTTCGTCCCCGCCGTCATCGGCAACGCCGTGCTCTGGGGACTCCTGTGGTTCCTGTTCCCCGACGCGCTGGCCGGGTTCGTCGACGCGCTGCCGTTGTGGGGCCTGGCCGCTGGCGGGCCGACGGCAGTCGGGATCGGCGAGTTCGCCGTCGTCGTCTTCGCCTCGGCCGTGCTGATCGCCTGTCCCTGTGCGCTGGGGCTGGCGACGCCCGCAGCGACGATGGTCGGCACGACCATCGGTGCCCAAAACGGCGTCCTGTTCAAGGGCGGGGACGTCCTCGAACGCGTCCGTGACGTGGATACGGTGGTCTTCGACAAGACCGGGACGCTGACCGAAGGCGAGATGGAACTCACCGACGTGATCGCCCTCCCAGAGGCAGACCGAACCGCGGCGGACGGCGGGACGCTGGAAGCCGAGCAGAGCGTGACCGAATCGTTCGTCTTGGAAGCCGCTGCCAGCGCCGAGCGGGGGAGTGAACACCCACTCGCCCACGCGATCGTCGCTGGCGCTCGCGAGCGCGGGCTCGAACCAGCCGAGCCCGACGAGTTCGAGAACGTGCCCGGCCACGGGGTGCGTGCCGAGACCGACCACGGCGAGGTGCTGGTCGGCAACCGAAAGCTGATGGCCGACAACGGGATCGATCCCGAACCGGCCGCCAAAGCCATGGAACGGCTCGAATCGGCGGGCAAGACGGCCATGCTGGTCGCCGTCGACGGGCGGCTGGTCGGGGTCGTCGCCGACGCGGATACAGTCAAAGACTCGGCGGCCGAGGCAGTGAGTGCGATTACGGATCGTGGCACCGACGTCTGGATGATCACCGGCGACAACGAACGCACCGCACGCGCCGTCGCCGATCAGGTGGGGATCGACCCGGAGAACGTCAAGGCAGCGGTCCTGCCAGACGAGAAGGCCGACGCGATCGAGGAGATCCAGGCCGACGGCCGGCGCGCGATGATGGTCGGGGACGGCGTCAACGACGCCCCGGCACTGGCGGCGTCGTTCGTCGGGACGGCCATCGGCTCTGGCACCGACGTGGCCATCGAGGCCGCCGACGTGACGCTGATGCGTTCGGACCCGCTGGACGTTCTCAAAGCGATCAGAATTTCCGCGGGGACGCTCTCGAAGATCAAGCAGAACCTCTTCTGGGCACTGGGGTACAACACGGCGATGATCCCGCTTGCCTCTATCGGACTGCTCCAGCCGGTGCTCGCGGCCGCGGCGATGGCGATCTCCAGCGTCTCGGTGCTGACGAACAGCCTACTCTTCCGCCGGTACGATCCCGAAGCTGAGTACAAGCTCCTGGGACTGTTCGGACGCTGA
- a CDS encoding AsnC family transcriptional regulator — MRGLDDTDREILHLLLEDARRPYSDIAEQVDLSAPAVSDRVDRLREMGLIERFTLDVDRSMLREGTPVLIELTPQPEATGISGNLAGAAAVEHVFRTADGTVLVVAHVDRRNVRGFLGEQLDLTAIDAIDVRMLADSQWTPQLGAGELAPACAECGNTVTSEGETATLDGDVYHFCCPSCQSKFVDRYEELAARAE; from the coding sequence ATGCGTGGACTCGACGACACTGATCGAGAGATCCTTCACCTGTTGCTCGAAGACGCCCGGCGACCCTACAGCGACATTGCCGAGCAAGTCGACCTCTCGGCCCCAGCCGTCTCCGATCGGGTCGATCGCCTCCGAGAGATGGGACTCATCGAGCGGTTTACCCTCGACGTCGATCGATCGATGCTTCGAGAGGGCACCCCGGTACTGATCGAATTGACGCCCCAACCCGAGGCGACCGGCATCTCGGGGAACCTAGCTGGGGCCGCGGCCGTCGAACACGTCTTCCGGACGGCCGACGGGACAGTGTTGGTCGTCGCCCACGTCGACCGTCGCAACGTCCGGGGGTTCCTGGGCGAGCAACTCGATCTGACGGCGATCGACGCCATCGACGTCCGGATGCTCGCCGACAGCCAGTGGACGCCCCAGCTTGGTGCGGGCGAACTCGCGCCGGCCTGTGCCGAATGTGGGAATACGGTCACCAGCGAGGGAGAAACTGCGACACTTGACGGCGACGTCTATCACTTTTGCTGTCCCTCCTGTCAGAGCAAGTTCGTCGATCGCTACGAGGAACTGGCCGCCAGGGCGGAGTAA
- a CDS encoding HAD-IIA family hydrolase, with protein MTLAGAVVDLDGTVYRDGEAIDGASDGIDRLRAAGRDVLFVSNSPVHSPESYVDRLATIGVETSPEQVLSSGVVTAEFLVDEHPDDTVFLIGDDGLGEQLRAAGITCSEDPAEADVLVASYTTAFDYDDMVDALRILERPVPFYGTDPDRTFPGADGKPLPGSGSIVRAIAGTVGRDPDRIFGKPSALMVDAVGQRLAGPTESSLVIGDRLGTDIALGERAGMTTVLVRTGIDDGPDPDGDISPDYVIDSLGDIETVLADL; from the coding sequence ATGACACTCGCCGGTGCAGTAGTCGACCTCGACGGCACAGTCTACCGGGATGGCGAGGCGATCGACGGCGCAAGCGACGGGATCGATCGCCTGCGCGCGGCGGGCAGAGATGTCCTCTTCGTCTCGAACAGTCCCGTCCACAGCCCCGAATCCTACGTCGATCGACTCGCAACCATCGGCGTCGAGACCAGCCCGGAGCAAGTTCTCTCTTCCGGGGTCGTCACGGCCGAGTTTCTCGTCGACGAACACCCCGACGACACCGTCTTTCTGATCGGTGACGACGGACTCGGCGAGCAGTTGCGCGCGGCCGGCATCACCTGCAGTGAGGACCCGGCCGAGGCCGACGTCCTCGTGGCCTCCTACACGACAGCCTTCGACTACGACGACATGGTGGATGCTCTTCGCATCCTCGAACGGCCGGTCCCGTTCTACGGGACTGATCCGGACCGCACGTTCCCCGGCGCTGACGGCAAGCCCCTGCCAGGATCGGGGTCGATCGTCCGCGCGATCGCTGGGACGGTCGGGCGCGATCCGGACCGAATCTTCGGCAAGCCATCGGCACTGATGGTCGACGCCGTGGGGCAGCGATTGGCGGGACCGACCGAATCGTCTCTCGTGATCGGTGATCGCCTCGGAACTGATATCGCACTCGGTGAGCGAGCCGGAATGACGACCGTCCTCGTCCGGACTGGGATCGACGACGGGCCGGACCCCGACGGCGATATCTCGCCGGATTACGTGATCGACTCGCTGGGCGACATCGAGACGGTTCTGGCGGATCTGTAG
- a CDS encoding DUF211 domain-containing protein, which translates to MSSIKRLVLDLLKPNDVENVTFARKLAGLEGVDGVNVSLLESDKEVQNLKITIEGQDIDETTVAETVEQLSGTIHSTDEVACGSRLVEESETHQD; encoded by the coding sequence ATGAGTTCGATCAAGCGACTCGTGCTGGACTTGCTGAAGCCAAACGACGTCGAAAACGTCACCTTCGCCCGCAAACTCGCCGGATTGGAGGGTGTCGACGGCGTAAACGTCTCGCTGCTGGAATCCGACAAGGAAGTCCAGAATCTCAAGATCACGATCGAGGGCCAGGATATCGACGAGACCACCGTCGCGGAGACGGTCGAACAGTTGAGTGGCACGATCCACTCTACCGACGAGGTGGCCTGCGGGAGCCGCCTCGTCGAGGAAAGCGAAACCCATCAGGACTAA
- a CDS encoding MBL fold metallo-hydrolase produces the protein MADVDFPEPDVLPETIEPATLKTRIDDGDAVTILDVRMSGEYDEWHIDGESVETTNVPYYEFLDEDIGEDVFESLPEDEQITVVCAKGKASEYIAGVLAKEGYDAVNVADGMNGWASIYEAVELEGYDGAGTVFQYQRPSSGCLGYLVVDGDEAAVIDPLRAFTDRYLDDAQAHDAELVYALDTHVHADHVSGIRALAEAGVEAVLPAAAIDRGVEDAEKLTAGSDGDVFTVGDVEIEAIHTPGHTTGMTSYLVGERLLATGDGLFVESVARPDLEAGDEGAEDAAKQLYETLQERILPLADDVLIAGGHTSEAADTAPDGTYTAPLGELREEMDALSMSESEFVQAVLADMPPRPANYEAIIATNLGQNAIDDAEAFTLELGPNNCAASQDSLAGD, from the coding sequence ATGGCCGACGTTGACTTCCCAGAACCGGACGTGCTGCCCGAGACGATCGAGCCTGCGACGTTGAAGACCCGGATCGACGACGGGGATGCCGTCACGATCCTCGACGTCCGAATGAGCGGTGAATACGACGAGTGGCACATCGATGGCGAGTCCGTCGAGACGACCAATGTGCCGTACTACGAGTTTCTGGACGAGGACATCGGCGAGGATGTCTTCGAATCGCTCCCCGAAGACGAGCAGATTACTGTGGTCTGTGCAAAGGGGAAAGCAAGCGAGTATATCGCCGGTGTATTAGCGAAAGAAGGCTACGACGCCGTCAACGTCGCCGACGGCATGAACGGCTGGGCGTCGATTTACGAGGCTGTCGAACTCGAGGGCTACGACGGAGCAGGGACCGTCTTCCAGTACCAGCGCCCCTCCAGTGGCTGTCTGGGCTATCTCGTCGTCGACGGCGACGAGGCGGCGGTGATCGATCCGTTGCGGGCGTTCACCGACCGTTATCTCGACGATGCCCAGGCTCACGACGCCGAGCTCGTCTACGCACTGGACACCCACGTCCACGCCGATCACGTCTCTGGGATTCGTGCCCTCGCCGAGGCAGGCGTCGAGGCTGTCCTGCCCGCCGCAGCGATCGACCGCGGCGTCGAAGACGCCGAGAAACTGACCGCCGGATCGGACGGCGACGTGTTCACCGTCGGCGACGTCGAGATCGAAGCGATCCACACCCCCGGCCACACGACCGGGATGACCTCCTACCTGGTGGGCGAGCGTCTGCTCGCGACCGGCGACGGCCTGTTCGTCGAGAGCGTCGCCCGCCCTGACCTGGAAGCCGGTGATGAAGGGGCCGAAGACGCCGCCAAGCAGCTCTACGAGACCCTTCAAGAGCGGATCTTGCCGCTTGCCGACGACGTGTTGATCGCCGGTGGGCACACGAGCGAGGCCGCCGACACCGCCCCCGACGGCACCTACACGGCACCGCTTGGCGAGTTGCGCGAGGAAATGGACGCCCTCTCGATGTCCGAGAGTGAGTTCGTCCAGGCGGTACTTGCTGATATGCCGCCCCGGCCGGCCAACTACGAGGCGATCATCGCAACCAACCTCGGCCAGAACGCAATCGACGACGCGGAAGCGTTCACACTCGAACTGGGGCCGAACAACTGTGCGGCCAGCCAGGACTCACTCGCCGGAGACTGA
- a CDS encoding response regulator — protein MANTIPIRTLVVDDSEFFAEMTAETLRTDHDIDTVAETSVEDALALLDDEPIDCIVSDYEMPDRDGLDFLESVREQFGDIPFILLTGRGDETIASEAIARGVADYLLKLEVVEDQQYGRLANRISKVVSQQRAQRKHELLVENSPDAIAQVAADGELLTVNPALAAIVDADPASLAGQRLQSVLGEVGRSRLETGRQALENDATEGCEDVYGERRYHNLFVPVDVREDRRSFQMISRDVTERVEHEREVRHQSERLETFASVVSHDLRNPLTVALSSLELIERDCDVDPAIADRVDRSLTKMEHIIDDVLALARQGRADHDPEPVSLSTVTDRAWENVASDGATVSVETGLTLAADPGRLQELLEHLFENASNHGGSTVAVEVGALEDGFYVADDGEGIPADDREHVFDLGFSTSQKGTGMGLSIVEQIAASHDWSIGVTAADSGGARFEITGVDVRETDSA, from the coding sequence ATGGCTAACACGATACCGATTCGAACACTCGTCGTCGACGATAGCGAGTTCTTCGCGGAGATGACCGCCGAAACGTTGCGGACCGATCACGATATCGATACGGTCGCGGAGACATCCGTCGAGGACGCGTTAGCATTGCTCGATGACGAGCCGATCGACTGCATCGTCAGTGACTACGAGATGCCTGATCGCGACGGCCTGGATTTTCTAGAATCCGTCCGCGAGCAGTTCGGGGATATCCCGTTTATTCTCCTGACCGGCCGCGGTGACGAGACGATCGCCAGCGAGGCCATCGCGAGAGGGGTCGCGGACTACCTGCTCAAGCTCGAAGTCGTCGAGGACCAGCAGTACGGTCGACTGGCAAATCGAATCAGCAAGGTAGTCTCCCAACAGCGCGCCCAGCGGAAACACGAGTTACTCGTCGAGAACTCGCCTGACGCCATCGCTCAGGTCGCTGCCGACGGGGAGTTACTGACGGTCAATCCCGCCCTGGCGGCCATCGTCGATGCCGACCCAGCTAGCCTTGCGGGACAGCGCCTCCAGTCGGTACTGGGCGAGGTGGGCCGATCCAGGCTCGAAACGGGTCGCCAAGCCCTCGAAAACGACGCGACAGAGGGGTGCGAAGACGTCTACGGAGAGCGTCGCTATCACAACCTGTTCGTCCCGGTCGACGTGCGTGAGGATCGCCGATCGTTCCAGATGATCTCCCGAGATGTCACCGAGCGAGTCGAACACGAGCGCGAGGTCCGCCACCAGAGCGAGCGACTCGAAACGTTTGCCAGCGTCGTCAGCCACGATCTTCGCAATCCCCTGACCGTCGCGTTGAGTTCCCTCGAACTGATCGAACGCGACTGTGACGTCGACCCGGCGATCGCCGATCGGGTGGACCGATCGCTGACGAAAATGGAGCACATCATCGACGACGTGCTGGCGCTTGCACGACAGGGCCGGGCCGATCACGACCCGGAGCCGGTATCCCTCTCGACGGTTACCGATCGCGCCTGGGAGAACGTCGCCAGCGACGGGGCGACCGTCTCAGTCGAGACCGGACTAACGCTTGCGGCCGATCCCGGCCGTCTCCAGGAGTTACTCGAACACCTGTTCGAGAACGCAAGCAACCATGGTGGTTCGACTGTCGCCGTCGAAGTGGGAGCGCTCGAGGACGGGTTCTACGTAGCCGACGACGGCGAGGGCATCCCGGCGGACGATCGTGAGCACGTGTTCGACCTCGGGTTCTCGACCAGTCAGAAAGGGACGGGGATGGGGCTGTCGATCGTCGAACAGATCGCCGCCAGTCACGACTGGTCGATCGGCGTCACGGCAGCGGACAGCGGCGGCGCACGGTTCGAGATCACGGGCGTCGATGTCCGCGAGACAGACAGCGCGTGA
- a CDS encoding YeeE/YedE family protein — protein MAGSSAPDGGRQPLFMPVILLGGLLFGFGLAASHMARPEVVLDFLQLVDLGLLFVMFGAAVVSGLAFAIIPQLRQRAPLTGDIYERRLKSFDRNVLIGGAIFGVGWGISGVCPGSGYASLGIGNWPILLAIGGMFLGAYLQGIWRSWPN, from the coding sequence ATGGCTGGCTCGTCAGCGCCAGACGGCGGCCGTCAGCCGCTGTTCATGCCGGTGATCCTGCTTGGCGGGTTGCTGTTCGGGTTCGGCCTCGCTGCCAGTCACATGGCCCGTCCAGAAGTCGTCTTGGACTTCCTCCAACTGGTCGATCTGGGCTTGCTATTCGTGATGTTCGGTGCGGCAGTCGTCTCGGGGCTGGCCTTCGCGATCATCCCACAGCTTCGTCAGCGTGCGCCGCTGACCGGTGACATCTACGAGCGCCGGCTGAAATCCTTCGATCGAAACGTGCTGATCGGCGGGGCCATCTTCGGCGTCGGCTGGGGCATCTCCGGAGTCTGTCCCGGATCGGGGTATGCGAGCCTGGGGATCGGCAACTGGCCGATCTTGCTCGCAATCGGCGGAATGTTCCTCGGCGCGTACCTGCAGGGCATCTGGCGATCGTGGCCGAACTGA
- a CDS encoding YeeE/YedE family protein, with protein sequence MLPDPIVLSVFETLFPEGIARYAIGGLFVGLGTAVIYAATAIAPGASSFLESTLTYVSDRSRFQQYRASRDWRIVFTLGIVLGAAVYAAIWQGEVWTTDVQWWRLLAGGILVGIGTRIGKGCTSGHGVCGIGSRSKTSLVGVVSFLAVAIATAQIVTALGVSP encoded by the coding sequence ATGCTCCCAGACCCGATCGTGCTGTCGGTATTCGAGACGCTGTTTCCGGAAGGCATTGCCCGCTATGCTATCGGTGGCCTGTTCGTCGGGCTCGGTACCGCCGTCATCTACGCCGCGACGGCTATCGCTCCCGGCGCGAGTTCGTTCCTCGAATCGACGCTCACCTACGTCTCCGATCGATCGCGCTTCCAGCAGTATCGCGCCTCCCGTGACTGGCGGATCGTCTTCACGCTGGGCATCGTTCTCGGGGCAGCCGTCTACGCCGCGATCTGGCAAGGAGAAGTCTGGACCACTGACGTCCAGTGGTGGCGACTGCTGGCCGGCGGGATCCTCGTCGGCATCGGAACGCGGATCGGGAAGGGCTGTACGTCCGGGCACGGCGTCTGTGGTATCGGGTCGCGCTCGAAGACGTCTCTCGTCGGCGTCGTGAGCTTCCTGGCCGTCGCCATCGCGACAGCACAGATCGTCACGGCACTGGGGGTGAGCCCGTAA
- a CDS encoding VIT1/CCC1 transporter family protein — protein sequence MSSRLATLRELLEDEDVRSISRRYFISNGFDGTLTSIGIIVGSFLGGSTNMEVIRIVAGGTVGLAASGVWSVWEIERAEKLAELKRVEAQMLTDLEETRLHDHKADARKVNAAMSGLGPTIGMLLPIVPYFFVGVALSMLWATVIGVLVGVGLLFVFGAYMGNLSEQNWVIAGLRTGLVGLVVGAINIGLPG from the coding sequence GTGTCTTCCAGACTCGCCACGCTCCGGGAACTGCTCGAAGACGAGGACGTCCGGTCGATCTCCCGGCGGTACTTCATCTCCAACGGGTTCGACGGAACCTTGACCAGCATCGGCATCATCGTCGGCTCGTTCCTGGGCGGCAGCACCAATATGGAAGTCATCCGGATCGTCGCCGGCGGGACGGTCGGCCTGGCGGCCTCGGGCGTCTGGAGCGTCTGGGAGATCGAACGCGCCGAGAAACTGGCCGAGCTCAAGCGCGTCGAGGCACAGATGCTCACCGACCTCGAAGAGACACGCCTGCACGATCACAAGGCCGACGCCCGGAAGGTCAACGCGGCCATGAGCGGACTCGGCCCGACGATCGGGATGTTGTTGCCGATCGTGCCGTACTTCTTCGTCGGCGTCGCCCTCTCGATGCTGTGGGCGACGGTGATCGGTGTCCTCGTCGGCGTCGGGCTCCTGTTCGTCTTCGGGGCGTACATGGGCAATCTCTCGGAGCAAAACTGGGTAATCGCCGGCCTGCGGACGGGACTCGTTGGCCTCGTCGTCGGTGCGATCAATATCGGCCTCCCGGGATAG
- a CDS encoding sorbosone dehydrogenase family protein, with protein sequence MSLRPTRRTLLASGVAAIVGGLAGCVGEPTDDGTPNSPSAATQPDATSHTPSTETATGELPSAVGVERLADGFTAPIGVEFLPDGTALVADQAGTVQAIADAQTRQRPVLDIRDRMVSLSGYEERGLLGIAVHPDYPADPRLFVRYSAPPREATPDSHSHTFVLASFRLDAETLVADPDSERAILEIPEPQGNHNAGAIAFGPDGYLYVGVGDGGGGNDVGTGHVADWYDANAGGNGQDVTANLLGSILRIDVTDTGEDPYSVPEANPLLGREGLDEHFAWGLRNPWGMSFHDGELYAADVGQNRFEEINHVRAGGNYGWNVREGRHCFGTDSPGSSPDSCPADTPDGEPLIDPVVEYPHSGQPVSGVAVVGGYVYAGEAMPGLSGRYVFADWQADGQLFVATPTEDGPWQTAAVPIESEAVGSQVLGFGRDATGAVYVCTSERGQVTGSTGAVYRLTPA encoded by the coding sequence ATGTCTTTACGTCCCACTCGACGGACACTCCTCGCGTCGGGCGTGGCCGCGATCGTGGGCGGACTGGCCGGCTGTGTGGGGGAGCCGACCGACGATGGGACGCCCAACTCGCCGTCCGCAGCGACACAACCAGACGCCACGTCCCACACACCGTCCACAGAGACGGCCACTGGAGAACTGCCCTCGGCCGTGGGTGTCGAGCGCTTGGCCGACGGATTCACCGCCCCGATCGGCGTCGAGTTTTTGCCCGACGGGACGGCACTTGTCGCCGATCAAGCCGGGACAGTCCAGGCCATCGCGGACGCCCAAACCCGCCAACGACCAGTCCTCGATATCCGCGATCGGATGGTCTCGCTGTCGGGCTACGAAGAACGGGGGCTGCTCGGGATCGCCGTCCACCCGGACTATCCGGCCGATCCGCGGCTGTTCGTGCGATACAGTGCCCCACCACGCGAGGCAACGCCGGACAGCCACTCACACACGTTCGTGCTCGCGTCGTTCAGACTAGACGCAGAGACACTCGTCGCCGATCCCGACAGCGAGCGGGCGATCTTAGAGATTCCCGAACCCCAGGGCAACCACAACGCCGGAGCGATCGCCTTTGGCCCCGACGGGTATCTCTACGTCGGCGTCGGTGACGGCGGTGGCGGTAACGACGTCGGCACCGGCCACGTCGCCGACTGGTACGACGCCAATGCGGGCGGGAACGGACAGGACGTGACGGCGAACCTGCTGGGCAGCATCCTCCGGATCGACGTGACCGACACGGGAGAGGACCCGTACAGCGTTCCCGAGGCCAATCCACTTCTCGGCCGTGAGGGCCTAGACGAGCACTTCGCCTGGGGCTTGCGGAACCCGTGGGGGATGTCCTTTCACGACGGCGAACTATACGCCGCCGACGTCGGGCAGAATCGATTCGAGGAGATCAACCACGTCCGGGCTGGCGGCAACTACGGGTGGAACGTCCGGGAAGGCCGCCACTGCTTCGGCACCGACTCTCCGGGCTCGTCACCCGACTCCTGTCCCGCGGACACCCCCGACGGCGAGCCACTGATCGATCCGGTCGTCGAATACCCCCACAGCGGCCAGCCGGTCAGTGGCGTCGCGGTCGTCGGCGGATACGTCTACGCTGGCGAGGCGATGCCCGGCCTGTCCGGACGATACGTCTTCGCCGATTGGCAGGCTGACGGTCAGTTGTTCGTCGCGACACCGACCGAGGACGGTCCCTGGCAGACCGCTGCGGTTCCGATCGAATCAGAGGCCGTCGGGTCCCAGGTGCTTGGCTTTGGACGCGACGCTACCGGAGCGGTGTACGTCTGTACGAGCGAGCGGGGCCAGGTGACGGGTTCGACCGGTGCCGTCTACCGGCTCACCCCTGCCTGA
- a CDS encoding DJ-1/PfpI family protein codes for MDGKRLLMIVGDFGEDYEIMVPFQALQMAGHEVDAVCPEREAGETIKTAIHDFRGDQTYLETRGHNFELTATMSEIDPTEYDGLVVPGGRAPEYLRGYDEVIEAVQHFFEADKPVAAICHGPQILAAADVLDGYEMTAYPAVQAEVEAAGCSWVEGVARDRNLVTGQAWPDHPEWLAAFLDLLGTDIEHGAVAAADD; via the coding sequence ATGGATGGGAAACGACTGTTGATGATTGTCGGAGACTTCGGCGAAGACTACGAGATCATGGTACCGTTCCAGGCCTTACAGATGGCCGGCCACGAGGTCGATGCTGTCTGTCCGGAAAGGGAGGCCGGAGAGACGATCAAGACGGCGATCCACGACTTCCGTGGCGACCAGACGTATCTCGAAACGCGTGGCCACAACTTCGAACTGACGGCGACGATGAGCGAGATCGATCCGACCGAGTACGACGGCCTGGTCGTTCCGGGCGGGCGAGCACCCGAGTACCTCCGTGGCTACGACGAGGTGATCGAGGCAGTCCAGCATTTCTTCGAGGCCGACAAGCCCGTCGCGGCGATCTGTCACGGTCCGCAGATCCTCGCGGCCGCGGACGTTCTCGACGGCTACGAGATGACAGCCTATCCCGCCGTCCAAGCGGAAGTCGAGGCCGCTGGCTGCTCGTGGGTCGAGGGCGTCGCCCGCGACCGAAACCTGGTGACGGGCCAGGCCTGGCCGGACCACCCCGAGTGGCTCGCGGCGTTTCTCGATCTGCTCGGGACCGACATCGAACACGGTGCGGTCGCGGCAGCCGACGACTAG